DNA sequence from the Tachysurus vachellii isolate PV-2020 chromosome 16, HZAU_Pvac_v1, whole genome shotgun sequence genome:
TCATGCAATCCCGCCTGTTGTAGACGTACAAAccatttgtatataattgtgtatatattattgtaaatatgacTACCACTTtgtacagtaaagaaaaaactcTCCACAAGCAGTGTGTCCTTACTGTGTACCTTACAAGCATATGGCATTACTGTTGTCAgcaatttataataattatcatACAGAACCAGTTAGTCTTCATCCATTCACAGCCACATTGGTCATCACTAGTTGCTGAACCTGAGAACTCCCTAGACTTAACTCGGGGTCGTAACAGTCTTTTACTGGTGTTTAGTTCAGAAACTAAAAGTTGATAGATTGAGCACACATTgtataataaaagtacaaattacacaaaaggaCAGATTACAGAACTGAAAGATTAGTGTTTTTTAGTTTAGTAAACAGAAAATCTgtaatttttgtgtgtgtttgttattcagAGGAAATGCAGCATGAACCCAGTCGAGCATCACAGacttaaacaattaaacaatatacacctctaatatagtgtgtgtgtgcgtgcgtgcatgagtgtgtgtgtctgtgtgtgtccgtgtgtgttagagtgtgtttgttgtgagagtgtgtgtgtgtttgtgtgtacctcagtatctccagtgtacagtgtggatccttcagtccatcagagagcagcttcactcctgaatcctgcagttcaTTGCCcctcaggtccagttctctcagactggaggattttgagctgagaactgaggacagaactctacagctttcctctgtcagattacactgaaacagactggaagagaaatgatgaagtgtttaatttatttctctgatagtgaataaaggataaaaatataaaatgaacatctgtGTACAGAAGTAAGAATGCGCATCACAGAGAAAAGGATCCTGCGATTTCTCGCCACATCACATTCTCTAGTGCCGAAAACACATGACCAATAGAGTTCAGTCATGTGTAATTCTCTGTCACATATACTGAAGCCAGTAACATGCTTGgtttctttaattctctcaaCTTTCAGATTATATACTTTAGTTGTATATAAATCTTTGTGAACTCCTGTGCAGACATGTTATTCTGTACATCTAAAACCAtgagcattatatatatatattcagtacTCTCtgttacaatatttatatacttcAAACTTTCACAAATGGGGTTTAAATAGTCTGTGTACGTTTTACTCATTTGATGTCCTATTTATGGCTATAGTAAGTTATGAGGACACAGAGATCCAGACctctgtcatttttaattattaaatggtcttatataataaactaccaaaaacaaaaaatgttgaaatgatgggtgactagagagagagagagagagagagagagagagagagagagagaattatgaaattatttaaaaacaatgctATGTGAATATATTTAGAGGATAATTAATGCTTCATGTTGTAACCTCTCACATTCTAAGCTCCTATTCAGTCTTTTATAAGACTTTACAAAATGTAACAATCTTAATTTTATTAAACTCAATAagcctttatttaataaatgttaaaaaaaaatgccttacTGATGTTTGCTAACGTATAGCTTTAATAATGTGAGAAATCTCCGCACTAGTTTGTTGGATAAAGTAATGAAATATATTCCTAGTCATGCATAAAACAGTGACTGTATGAAACTTTAGCACATACAGTGGCCGAGTGGTGTGAGGTGTTGAGTGTGTACTACTGTATGTGCAGCTTTGTCACCAGAGACCTGGGTTCATTCTCAATAAGTTATCATccttttaatattgtttataaatataatgatttAAACTCTGTTATAATTGCATAATGTTTAATGCACAACAATACTGAGGGGCAAATAGTATCTGCCACTATTTATAAGTACCAATAGCATATAACTACTATTTACACTTAATATTACCAATAAATGCTATAAAtcattaaactttaataaatataaggaATAATAAAGTTAACAAATGGTAAACTTAAATCTGTAAACAAGGCTTGATACTGTGGCTAGTGGTTTTCAAAGGGATAAATAAGACTAACTAATCCTACTTGACCAGATCTGAGCCTCGAACCAACACAGGTCCAGTATGGGAGACgggctgctctctctctctctctctctctctctctctctctctatatatatatatatatatatatatatatatatatatatatatatatatatatatatatatatatattctatagaAGTAGATTCTAGATTCTATATAAGTTCTATAGAAATAATTATTCCTCAAAATTTAaaggtgtgggtgggtgtgtgtgggtgggtgtgtgtggatatgtgtacctcagtttctccagtgtacagtgtggatccttcagtccatcagagagcagcttcactcctgaatcttGCAGTTCATTGtaactcaggtccagttctctcagactggaggattttgagctgagaactgagaacagaactctacagctttcctctgtcagattacagttacacagactgaaagagaaatgatgaaaaatcaaaacactgatctcaaacacacaaacacagccataatccagctagagttgaagatgtaacagaaatgtcagtgtgtttgtgtcacacatacaaatcagaggacaggacaccacatcagcacatttacaggagcagggacgtctttctgcactccacaatctctcagctataatttattataacaccattaggtcatgtacataacacacacatgtgagagTGAGTagcctacaaacactacactctgATCTGTGTTCAAGTTTCTACAACTTGATGTTTGGTGTGGACCTGAGTACAGGTGGAGTGCTCACATGCATCCAAACAAATCCAAACTAAAGAGAAAGATTATATAAATGATTCTTGattatgatttacattttttttaggaaatatAGATGTGTAAAAATCTATCATCTATCATAAGCAATGTAAATAAAGGATACTAGAAAGAACATTGTACTGTTTACTACAGATGTCACTGTTACTTTTTCAACACAACTTAGTGAACCCTTCTTTTCTCAACAGAGTAAATGGGATCATGTCTTTCATGCCTCCACAACTGAGAAGTGAATGTGGGGTTTTCTTCTCAAATCTGAGCACCTTCCCTGTTTACAGAGTGACATCACATCAGCACGACTGCACGcagcatcagaaataaacaaagtcaaactTCTTACCTTAAAATGAGTTTCACTGTATATACAAAAGTATTAGCTTTAGATGGGTCAGCATACAGACATATTCGtttgttaaatctaaaacactgactatacacatAGCAGGGAAATCTAACCCACCTTGTAGGTAAAAATctaacacaacaccaccactactgtgtgttacactaaagGATTTGTGTACGTAGGTGGGCTTCAGGTGGCTATAAGTGACAGGTACTTCCTgaagagtgtagtgtatattgtataatacaCAGTGTGGAACTAGCTTTGAACAGCACAACCTCCCCAAACCTAGCAAGGTATAAGTGAGACGTCCGACTCCAAGGTAGCTGTCAAAATCAAAACACATCAGTTAACTTCAACAATTTAACTGTCATTATTGTCTTTTCTTATGGAACACACTTTAGCcccagtattaaaaaaaaatgtgtcagaAACAATCATAATACACCTttcaatttattgtttttacccAGTATTAGACAAAACAAGTTAGCACCTAATTCACCTCAGTAACTCAGTTATAAAACTCAACTTAAGCTAAATACAAGACCATATCCAATACAATTAAGAAAATCCAACTCCACTCTTTCCAGTATGGTACAATTCAGTATTTTGTTCACAGTGAAATAAGTGCTCAAGTGATATTAGATCTCAGTGTCTGTAAACCTTTAGcccaatgtgtaatattttatcagtacttaatgatgaacagagaacaaaaccagTCTGTTATTAACGttgtacaacaaaaatataaattaactaCATCtgcttataaatacaaatacagttcacagcttaaaatctccaaaatccACAGAAAGATCGAAAGAACGAAACCTGACGTCTCTTCAACAATAACGGTGATAAACCTGACCGACTGTCACATGCAACCGTCTTTGTGTTCACTGTCTGCTTTCACCACATGCAGTGAACCAGACAAAAAACTGTTTCTATAATTCAACTACAACAGATTAACAAAAATCACGAtccaagaacaagaatgtgaTCGGTCATTAACAGTTTGGTGTCTTTGTTGAGCTCCAAGAAGAACAAAACaggactttttaataacagcggTCACGACACTACTCTCACCTGTGACTATTATTCATCCTCTCTTTTTTTACCTGCTTGTACACTTGATAAGCAAAGAACAAAATGAACCCATCCTCTACAAACAGATCAGTGctagagaaagaaaatattcaTCACTCATCTGAGTTAGCTTGTttctaacaaaataaaaagataaagctgaacattttcccACTTTGTCTGTCCAATGTGTCGAGGTCCaaaatgatgattgatgttttatttaccaaAAGCTCAGTCCTTGGTAAAGTTTAGGAGTATTGCAGACTGaaggagacttttgtttttccttaatattggggtaaatttttaaaaagcatttatgttttatttttattagaaagaacaaTTGAGGAAAAAAGCCATGACAGAGTGAATCTCCCCACAACACTGTCACACAGAACAAAAGATGAGGAACTTAAACATAAAGAGATACTTGAAGGACATTAGAgagttttaatatttactttttatattttctatccatattgatcccattttgtcagtcttatgtttttctcatctgtgagagttctgttaaatgtcactttcaaaataaacagaaaagaaaaagtctaaagaaatgtctttagttCTTAAATGCATGCAGTTATTTTGTATAGATGTTTTTACATCAATTTTAGAGAACACTAAATGTTTcatgattcatatataaaagctataaaatgactcatatgatgttataagattttgtccatgtggcccagacctcagttcagatataacatgttagtgtaaaaagtgaaacaatctcctgtaaaagtaccagaggtttgtttaaagatgattagagTAACTATTAACAAACATTAATCcaaacagtgcagttcagtgttacattaaaataataaaccatgcagtaatacatttataaataaaaatactcactcAGCTATTCTGGAGGCTTTGACCACTGGCAGCAGCCTCAGAAGACATTCATCTGATCGATCATATTTCCTCAAATTAAACACATCCAGCTCCTGTTCTGAGTtcaataacacaaacaccagagctgaccactgagcaggagagagacTGGTTCCTCTGAGACGACAGAAACCTCCACTGTTCAGGTAAGTTTGTACTTCCTGCACTAGTGAATtatcattcagttcattcagacagtggaacagattgatggatttctctgtagATGGATTCTCCCTGATCTTCTCCTTGATGTACtccactgtttcctgtttgctgtgagaTCTGCTTCCTGTTTGTGGCATTAAGTCTCGTAAGAGAGTCTGATTGGACTCCAGTGAGAgtcccagaaggaagcggaGGAACAGGTCCAGGTGTCCATTCTCACTCTGCAAGGCCTTGTCCACTGAACTCCTGAGGAGATCAGACAGGTTAGAGGTTTGATGTTCTGTTACATTTCTGCTGATGAAGGAGAGAAACGTGTATAAAGCAGCAAGAAACTCCTGAACACTCAGATGAACAAAGCTGAAAACCTTCCCCAGGTTAAGaccaaactcctctctgaagatctgggtacacactcctgagtacactgacacatctctgacatcaatgccacactctctcaggtcttcatcatagaagatcaggtttcctttttccagctggtggaaagccagttttcccagtgccaTGATATTCTCTCTGGTCTGCTGGGGATCAGGGTCACATTTCTGATGGTACTTTTGGTCCTTCtgtttgatctgaaagatcaggaagtgtgtgaacatctgagtcagagtcttggggatctctccaccctctgcttcacccaacattctctctagaacagtggctgaaatccagcagaagactgggatgtgacacatgatgtagaggcttcttgaagacttcaggtgtgtgatgatattATTGGCCAGtctctgatcactgatcctcttcctgaagtactcctctTTCTGAGGATCACTGAAGCCATGTACCTCTGTTACCTGGTCTACACACTCAGgagggatctgattggctgctcctgGTCGAGAGGTTatccagaggagagcagagggaagcagattccccttgatgaggttcgtcagcagcacatccactgaggctgactctgtcacatcacacaatctctcattcttctggaaatttagaggaagtcgacactcatccagaccatcaaagatcaacaccactttgtaggagtcacagtctattgattctagttttcttatttctgggGAAAAATGATGAAGAAGATTCATGAGACTGAGATTTTGCTGCTTCATCAGATTCAGCTCTCTAAAGGGAAGTGGAAACATGAAGGTGACGTCCTGATTTACTTttccttcagcccagtccagaatgaacttctgcacagagactgtttttccaattccagcaactcctttagtcagcacagttctgatggacttGTCTTTAAAGAGGTCATTACAGTTGATGGGTTTCTCCTGTGTTGCTGGTCTCCTGGACGCTGtctcaatctgtctcacctcGTGTTCATTATTGACGTCTCCACTCCatccctctgtgatgtagagctctgtgtagatctcattcagaagtGCTGAGCTTCCATGCTGTGGGATTCCTTccttaattcttttaaaattctCTCTCAGCTTGGACTTCAACTTTGGCTGATACACAGAGGTgagttctaataaacaaagtaataacaTGTTTTAATGCAAAATCACTGAGCtcaatataaaattttaatttatttcagttcctGCTGTTCATCCTGATTGATGTACTAAATATTACTGAAGGATCAGGACCATTGTACAAGGTAACCACAAGCTGGAccatgaacagaacagaaaagcagCAGATTTACATGAtactaaaattaaatttaaaactaaaagtgttcatatctaaacctttttcctctctctaaagTGAACCTGATGGAATAAAGTCATGACAGAGCTCTTACTGTTGTACAGTGTGTTAGCGAGATCTGAgtggttcatgttcttcaggacatgcagtgtgatcttcagcgctccctctctgacactgtgcagatcctcctcatcctccacctccctctcagtgcatgctgggtaatctgGACTCAGTAGCTTCCTAAACCTCTTCAGCTCATTCTTTATCAGAGTGATGACTTTGTGTTCCAGCTCCTGGgtagaaacacacaggaacagatccAAACATTATCATATTACAGTGACAGATGCTTGTAATTTACAAGTAGAAgtctgggggcacggtgacttagtggtgagcacgttcgcctcacacctccagggttgggggttcgattccctcctccaccttgtgtgtgtggagtttgcatgttctccccgtgcctcgggggtttcctccgggtactccggtttcctcgcccggtccaaagacatgcatggtaggttgattggcatctctggaaaattgtccgtagtgtgtgattgtgttagtgaatgagagtgtgtgtgtgccctgcgatgggttggcactccgtccagggtgtatcctgccttgatgcccgatgacgcctgagataggcacaggctccccgtgaccgaggtagttcggataagcggtagaaaatgaatgaatgaatgaatgaaagtagaagtctctttttattatcacatttaaaCTTAGAACTGAAATACTGATTACTCATATAACTGATTACCAATAATGCTGCTGCACATCAAAACATTACAAGGGATcacaaaacacattacacactaaaacacacacacacacatgcacacacacacacacacacacacacacacacacacacacacacacacacaccttgaatatGGATTCCAGCTGATTTTTCCTGATGTTTGATTTCTTCATTTGTggtctgtgaacaaacaaaacacatcatgTGATTATGGACGTATTGGATATATATGGATGTATTCATAgctgcacaaatcacacactaataaatacagagacagatatttaacactatcctcttaacacaatacactgatttcAGGATTTCCTAACTGACACCAACttgtttagaaacaaatgtttgaataaatgaataaaatctttatattgtcattaatgtcccaggtgtaaatgttcttctgtagcaccacagaccctccagctcagggactgcagactgaactgaactcttaaAGCAGTTTTCCTCACTCCCAGTCCgagagctgcagcactgcacagtttagtgttttactgcttcaacacctgataaagctcatgaagggcttcataatgagacgagtgagtttgatcaggtgaaacactgctgtaaaacacctcactatactgacctcacatcagtagaactctctctttcactgaaGTTAAATAGATGATCCATTGACgcgtcactcttcatggacacacagctgggttctggtgagtctgatctctttctcttcatcattctagaattacaacagaaatatcagcaataattaatactcTGCTGACTCAGCACTGTTAACTGCTtcaacacctgataaagctcatgaagggcttcataatgagacgagtgagtttgatcaggtgaaacactgctgtaaaacacctcactatactgacctcacatcagtagaactctctctttcactgaaGTTAAATAGATGATCCATTGACgcgtcactcttcatggacacacagctgggttctggtgagtctgatctctttctcttcatcattctagaattacaacagaaatatcagcaataattaatactcTGCTGACTCAGCACTGTTAACTGCTtcaacacctgataaagctcatgaagggcttcataatgagacgagtgagtttgatcaggtgaaacactgtaaaacacctcactatCCTCACTAATACTATGCTgatcatcattaaacaccaataatttcatctttttaattcagatcaAGTCTGTACACTTATTCAAACAGGAGACAGGCCTCATAAGTCAGGAATTACACTGATATCAGGAGTCCCAATCACAGCTAACTGACTAAGCTGGGTCTTAAAGCCTGTAGAGTTCACTGACACAAAGCTATGCTGCTCTTATGCTGCACATTACACAGtcctttttactcttctctcagtgaatgatttgtctaaactgttcttagatcagatcagtgatatattcactgctattaaacaccttaaagcAAAGTTGAGTTCCTGTGTTGACTAGTGAGTGTTTAGAGATACAGATGAGTTCCCATGAgacggtgtgtatttattgctggtGAATGTAAAAGTGAGTCACCTTTCgtctttctttaagtcctgttTTCCAGACACACTCATGTTGGAGGTCATGTCTCCTACTCCAGATTACAGCAGGACACACGTTTACTTCACTCCAtcggtgtgttaaattaaaccctgaatCAGCACAGAGTTCACTTACAGGAAATAGTCACGTTATCAAGTTATAAAACAACCTGTGTACATTAAAGCTTTAGTACAAACCCACAAAACTCTTCTGCATCTAGAGTcaattcagtgtgtttatatattagagctttagatactcactgtgtttttactcctgaaatcttttatttttcactcgTCACAAAATGGAGCTGCTGACTTTCGCTTTCACTACAGTTTATACTGCAGAGGGGGGGAGggcagagacacagatacacacacacacacacacacacacacacacacacacacacacacacacacacgaagtaCTCTATGCTCCAATCCAGCAGGTGGTGGAAAAGAAAATGCATCTTGTAGTTGAGTTGCCAACCGCAATTTAAACAACaggagatagacacacacacacatacacacacacacatacacacccacacacacacgctttgatgaatatgattcttttttttttttttttttattgaaatcttTTTATTGAGGAAATATCACAAACAGTCAAACAGTTTACAGGT
Encoded proteins:
- the LOC132858822 gene encoding NACHT, LRR and PYD domains-containing protein 3-like isoform X2, yielding MMKRKRSDSPEPSCVSMKSDASMDHLFNFSERESSTDVRMMKRKRSDSPEPSCVSMKSDASMDHLFNFSERESSTDVRPQMKKSNIRKNQLESIFKELEHKVITLIKNELKRFRKLLSPDYPACTEREVEDEEDLHSVREGALKITLHVLKNMNHSDLANTLYNKLTSVYQPKLKSKLRENFKRIKEGIPQHGSSALLNEIYTELYITEGWSGDVNNEHEVRQIETASRRPATQEKPINCNDLFKDKSIRTVLTKGVAGIGKTVSVQKFILDWAEGKVNQDVTFMFPLPFRELNLMKQQNLSLMNLLHHFSPEIRKLESIDCDSYKVVLIFDGLDECRLPLNFQKNERLCDVTESASVDVLLTNLIKGNLLPSALLWITSRPGAANQIPPECVDQVTEVHGFSDPQKEEYFRKRISDQRLANNIITHLKSSRSLYIMCHIPVFCWISATVLERMLGEAEGGEIPKTLTQMFTHFLIFQIKQKDQKYHQKCDPDPQQTRENIMALGKLAFHQLEKGNLIFYDEDLRECGIDVRDVSVYSGVCTQIFREEFGLNLGKVFSFVHLSVQEFLAALYTFLSFISRNVTEHQTSNLSDLLRSSVDKALQSENGHLDLFLRFLLGLSLESNQTLLRDLMPQTGSRSHSKQETVEYIKEKIRENPSTEKSINLFHCLNELNDNSLVQEVQTYLNSGGFCRLRGTSLSPAQWSALVFVLLNSEQELDVFNLRKYDRSDECLLRLLPVVKASRIADLCNCNLTEESCRVLFSVLSSKSSSLRELDLSYNELQDSGVKLLSDGLKDPHCTLEKLSLFQCNLTEESCRVLSSVLSSKSSSLRELDLRGNELQDSGVKLLSDGLKDPHCTLEILSVRNCKLTEESCRVLFSVLSSKSSSLRELDLSENELQDSGVKLLSDGLKDTHCTLEILSLRNCNLTEESCRVLFSVLSSKSSSLRELDLSYNKLQDSGVKLLSDGLKDTHCTLKKLSLCDCNLTEESCRVLSSVLSSNSSSLRELDLNNNKLQDSGVKLLSDGLKNPHCTLEKLSLWECNLTEESCRVLSLVLSSNSSSLRELDLSINLLHDSGVKLLSDGLKDPHCTLEILRMRYCSITDKGCAALASALRSNSSSHLRELDLNNNYPGESGVNLLSDLLKDPHYKLKTLHIKDNKLTTSGV
- the LOC132858822 gene encoding NLR family CARD domain-containing protein 3-like isoform X9, whose translation is MTSNMSVSGKQDLKKDERMMKRKRSDSPEPSCVSMKSDASMDHLFNFSERESSTDVRMMKRKRSDSPEPSCVSMKSDASMDHLFNFSERESSTDVRPQMKKSNIRKNQLESIFKELEHKVITLIKNELKRFRKLLSPDYPACTEREVEDEEDLHSVREGALKITLHVLKNMNHSDLANTLYNKLTSVYQPKLKSKLRENFKRIKEGIPQHGSSALLNEIYTELYITEGWSGDVNNEHEVRQIETASRRPATQEKPINCNDLFKDKSIRTVLTKGVAGIGKTVSVQKFILDWAEGKVNQDVTFMFPLPFRELNLMKQQNLSLMNLLHHFSPEIRKLESIDCDSYKVVLIFDGLDECRLPLNFQKNERLCDVTESASVDVLLTNLIKGNLLPSALLWITSRPGAANQIPPECVDQVTEVHGFSDPQKEEYFRKRISDQRLANNIITHLKSSRSLYIMCHIPVFCWISATVLERMLGEAEGGEIPKTLTQMFTHFLIFQIKQKDQKYHQKCDPDPQQTRENIMALGKLAFHQLEKGNLIFYDEDLRECGIDVRDVSVYSGVCTQIFREEFGLNLGKVFSFVHLSVQEFLAALYTFLSFISRNVTEHQTSNLSDLLRSSVDKALQSENGHLDLFLRFLLGLSLESNQTLLRDLMPQTGSRSHSKQETVEYIKEKIRENPSTEKSINLFHCLNELNDNSLVQEVQTYLNSGGFCRLRGTSLSPAQWSALVFVLLNSEQELDVFNLRKYDRSDECLLRLLPVVKASRIADLCNCNLTEESCRVLFSVLSSKSSSLRELDLSYNELQDSGVKLLSDGLKDPHCTLEKLSLFQCNLTEESCRVLSSVLSSKSSSLRELDLRGNELQDSGVKLLSDGLKDPHCTLEILRMRYCSITDKGCAALASALRSNSSSHLRELDLNNNYPGESGVNLLSDLLKDPHYKLKTLHIKDNKLTTSGV
- the LOC132858822 gene encoding NACHT, LRR and PYD domains-containing protein 3-like isoform X6, whose translation is MTSNMSVSGKQDLKKDERMMKRKRSDSPEPSCVSMKSDASMDHLFNFSERESSTDVRMMKRKRSDSPEPSCVSMKSDASMDHLFNFSERESSTDVRPQMKKSNIRKNQLESIFKELEHKVITLIKNELKRFRKLLSPDYPACTEREVEDEEDLHSVREGALKITLHVLKNMNHSDLANTLYNKLTSVYQPKLKSKLRENFKRIKEGIPQHGSSALLNEIYTELYITEGWSGDVNNEHEVRQIETASRRPATQEKPINCNDLFKDKSIRTVLTKGVAGIGKTVSVQKFILDWAEGKVNQDVTFMFPLPFRELNLMKQQNLSLMNLLHHFSPEIRKLESIDCDSYKVVLIFDGLDECRLPLNFQKNERLCDVTESASVDVLLTNLIKGNLLPSALLWITSRPGAANQIPPECVDQVTEVHGFSDPQKEEYFRKRISDQRLANNIITHLKSSRSLYIMCHIPVFCWISATVLERMLGEAEGGEIPKTLTQMFTHFLIFQIKQKDQKYHQKCDPDPQQTRENIMALGKLAFHQLEKGNLIFYDEDLRECGIDVRDVSVYSGVCTQIFREEFGLNLGKVFSFVHLSVQEFLAALYTFLSFISRNVTEHQTSNLSDLLRSSVDKALQSENGHLDLFLRFLLGLSLESNQTLLRDLMPQTGSRSHSKQETVEYIKEKIRENPSTEKSINLFHCLNELNDNSLVQEVQTYLNSGGFCRLRGTSLSPAQWSALVFVLLNSEQELDVFNLRKYDRSDECLLRLLPVVKASRIADLCNCNLTEESCRVLFSVLSSKSSSLRELDLSYNELQDSGVKLLSDGLKDPHCTLEKLSLFQCNLTEESCRVLSSVLSSKSSSLRELDLRGNELQDSGVKLLSDGLKDPHCTLEILSLCDCNLTEESCRVLSSVLSSNSSSLRELDLNNNKLQDSGVKLLSDGLKNPHCTLEKLRMRYCSITDKGCAALASALRSNSSSHLRELDLNNNYPGESGVNLLSDLLKDPHYKLKTLHIKDNKLTTSGV
- the LOC132858822 gene encoding NACHT, LRR and PYD domains-containing protein 3-like isoform X1, which encodes MTSNMSVSGKQDLKKDERMMKRKRSDSPEPSCVSMKSDASMDHLFNFSERESSTDVRMMKRKRSDSPEPSCVSMKSDASMDHLFNFSERESSTDVRPQMKKSNIRKNQLESIFKELEHKVITLIKNELKRFRKLLSPDYPACTEREVEDEEDLHSVREGALKITLHVLKNMNHSDLANTLYNKLTSVYQPKLKSKLRENFKRIKEGIPQHGSSALLNEIYTELYITEGWSGDVNNEHEVRQIETASRRPATQEKPINCNDLFKDKSIRTVLTKGVAGIGKTVSVQKFILDWAEGKVNQDVTFMFPLPFRELNLMKQQNLSLMNLLHHFSPEIRKLESIDCDSYKVVLIFDGLDECRLPLNFQKNERLCDVTESASVDVLLTNLIKGNLLPSALLWITSRPGAANQIPPECVDQVTEVHGFSDPQKEEYFRKRISDQRLANNIITHLKSSRSLYIMCHIPVFCWISATVLERMLGEAEGGEIPKTLTQMFTHFLIFQIKQKDQKYHQKCDPDPQQTRENIMALGKLAFHQLEKGNLIFYDEDLRECGIDVRDVSVYSGVCTQIFREEFGLNLGKVFSFVHLSVQEFLAALYTFLSFISRNVTEHQTSNLSDLLRSSVDKALQSENGHLDLFLRFLLGLSLESNQTLLRDLMPQTGSRSHSKQETVEYIKEKIRENPSTEKSINLFHCLNELNDNSLVQEVQTYLNSGGFCRLRGTSLSPAQWSALVFVLLNSEQELDVFNLRKYDRSDECLLRLLPVVKASRIADLCNCNLTEESCRVLFSVLSSKSSSLRELDLSYNELQDSGVKLLSDGLKDPHCTLEKLSLFQCNLTEESCRVLSSVLSSKSSSLRELDLRGNELQDSGVKLLSDGLKDPHCTLEILSVRNCKLTEESCRVLFSVLSSKSSSLRELDLSENELQDSGVKLLSDGLKDTHCTLEILSLRNCNLTEESCRVLFSVLSSKSSSLRELDLSYNKLQDSGVKLLSDGLKDTHCTLKKLSLCDCNLTEESCRVLSSVLSSNSSSLRELDLNNNKLQDSGVKLLSDGLKNPHCTLEKLSLWECNLTEESCRVLSLVLSSNSSSLRELDLSINLLHDSGVKLLSDGLKDPHCTLEILRMRYCSITDKGCAALASALRSNSSSHLRELDLNNNYPGESGVNLLSDLLKDPHYKLKTLHIKDNKLTTSGV